The following proteins are co-located in the Spirosoma montaniterrae genome:
- the aroB gene encoding 3-dehydroquinate synthase yields MSTVAIAPIAESLPAFLNTYDFSAIAVIADNHTSKFCYPDVKPLLPKHTLVRIKAGEEQKHLATCELIWDALTRASFDRHALVLNLGGGVIGDMGGFCAATYKRGIAFAQLPTTLLAQVDASVGGKLGVDFNGFKNHIGVFEQPNAVLIDPTFLTTLPERELRSGFAEIIKHCLIADADMWAEIRRRDLDEQNWPALVAHSVAVKQRVVAQDPTEKGLRKILNFGHTLGHAVETHFLLQPRKRLLHGEAIAVGMVAEAFIAFQKKMIDQDLLTQIEEYVFAVYGKVRLSEADVEPILALTLQDKKNRGQQVQMALLDGPGSCAYGIPVTLAEMRRGLAFYSGPNE; encoded by the coding sequence ATGTCGACCGTAGCTATTGCGCCCATCGCCGAAAGCCTGCCTGCTTTCCTGAACACCTATGATTTTTCGGCCATTGCCGTCATCGCCGATAACCACACGAGCAAGTTTTGTTACCCGGATGTTAAGCCGTTGCTGCCCAAACATACGCTCGTTCGCATCAAAGCGGGCGAAGAACAAAAGCATCTTGCCACCTGCGAACTGATCTGGGACGCGCTTACCCGCGCCAGCTTCGACCGGCACGCGCTCGTACTTAATCTTGGTGGGGGCGTTATTGGCGACATGGGCGGATTTTGTGCGGCTACGTATAAACGTGGTATTGCCTTCGCGCAATTGCCTACCACCTTACTGGCCCAGGTCGATGCCAGCGTAGGCGGTAAATTAGGGGTCGATTTCAATGGGTTTAAAAACCACATTGGCGTGTTTGAGCAGCCCAACGCAGTGCTGATCGATCCAACCTTTCTGACCACGCTGCCCGAACGCGAACTTCGGTCGGGGTTTGCCGAAATCATTAAACATTGTCTGATTGCCGATGCCGACATGTGGGCAGAAATCCGTCGGCGCGATCTCGATGAGCAGAACTGGCCCGCTCTGGTGGCGCACTCTGTAGCGGTGAAACAACGAGTGGTTGCGCAAGACCCCACCGAGAAAGGATTGCGTAAGATTCTGAACTTCGGTCATACGCTTGGTCATGCCGTAGAAACGCACTTTCTGCTGCAACCCCGCAAACGACTGCTCCACGGCGAGGCCATTGCTGTAGGTATGGTAGCCGAAGCGTTTATTGCCTTTCAGAAAAAAATGATTGACCAGGATTTGCTTACACAAATCGAAGAATATGTGTTTGCCGTATATGGGAAAGTGCGACTAAGTGAAGCAGACGTAGAACCGATTCTGGCTCTGACGCTTCAGGACAAAAAGAACCGGGGGCAACAAGTACAAATGGCTTTGCTCGATGGGCCGGGCAGTTGCGCGTATGGTATTCCCGTAACGCTGGCCGAGATGCGCCGGGGGCTGGCATTCTACAGCGGCCCCAATGAGTAG
- a CDS encoding zinc metallopeptidase, producing the protein MIVIFGASAFVSWRLRSKFNEYSQIGLSNGLSGAEIAQEMLRQNGIYDVRVLSVEGMLTDHYNPQDKTVNLSADVYYGRSVAAAAVAAHECGHAVQHKVAYGPLQFRSAMVPVLTVSSRYLQWVLLAGVLLLQTTPLPLAIGVALFALTTLFAFITLPVEFDASNRALAWIQNNGVVNQREYGFAKNALWWAAMTYVVAALGSLATLLYYASLLLGGRRSS; encoded by the coding sequence ATGATTGTTATCTTCGGAGCCAGTGCCTTTGTAAGCTGGCGGCTTCGGAGCAAGTTTAACGAGTACTCGCAGATTGGTCTGAGCAACGGCCTGAGTGGAGCCGAAATCGCCCAGGAAATGCTCCGACAAAACGGCATCTACGACGTGCGCGTGCTGTCGGTTGAAGGAATGCTGACCGACCATTATAATCCACAGGACAAGACCGTCAACCTGAGTGCCGACGTGTATTATGGGCGAAGTGTAGCTGCTGCCGCCGTTGCCGCGCACGAGTGCGGTCACGCCGTACAGCATAAGGTTGCTTATGGGCCGTTACAATTCCGTTCGGCAATGGTGCCGGTGCTAACGGTGTCGTCGCGCTATTTGCAATGGGTGTTGCTGGCCGGGGTGCTGTTGCTGCAAACCACGCCCTTACCGCTGGCTATCGGCGTTGCGCTGTTTGCCCTGACGACCCTGTTTGCATTTATTACACTACCCGTTGAATTCGATGCCAGTAACCGCGCACTGGCCTGGATTCAGAACAACGGCGTTGTAAATCAGCGCGAATACGGCTTTGCGAAAAACGCTCTCTGGTGGGCCGCTATGACCTACGTAGTTGCGGCACTCGGTTCGCTGGCTACGCTCCTCTATTACGCCAGCCTGCTGCTGGGCGGTCGCCGGAGCAGTTAA
- a CDS encoding class I SAM-dependent methyltransferase translates to MNRFWILFLVLLSACGRGSSQQQATTSLPPDSAKVYRFGEASLDGIGKIYQGREIAQVMGHLGASWLDRPEREQEERTDLLLNALSLKPTDVVADIGAGTGFFTFLMAPKVPQGRVLAVDIQPEMIEYLNEGKAKRKLTNVTPVLGTEADPKLPTNSVDLAILIDAYHEFSYPREMMSRIATSLKPGGRIVLVEYRAEDPNVPIKELHKMSVAQATKEMKAIGLRLLKNDKRLPQQHIMFFGR, encoded by the coding sequence ATGAACCGGTTCTGGATTCTTTTTCTCGTGCTTCTCTCGGCCTGCGGTCGCGGATCATCACAGCAACAGGCAACAACTTCCCTACCACCCGATTCGGCCAAAGTTTATCGCTTTGGCGAAGCGAGCCTCGACGGCATCGGAAAAATTTATCAGGGCCGTGAAATTGCACAGGTCATGGGCCACCTCGGCGCGTCGTGGCTCGACCGGCCCGAACGCGAACAGGAAGAACGTACCGACCTGCTGCTTAATGCCCTCTCGCTGAAACCCACCGACGTTGTGGCCGACATTGGAGCCGGAACAGGCTTTTTTACGTTTCTAATGGCACCAAAAGTACCGCAGGGCCGTGTATTGGCCGTTGATATTCAACCCGAAATGATCGAGTACCTGAACGAAGGCAAAGCCAAGCGTAAACTCACCAACGTAACGCCCGTATTGGGCACTGAGGCCGACCCGAAACTACCCACTAATAGTGTTGATCTGGCTATTCTGATTGATGCCTACCATGAGTTTTCGTACCCACGCGAGATGATGAGCCGTATTGCCACGTCGCTGAAACCGGGCGGTCGCATTGTGCTGGTCGAGTACCGCGCCGAAGACCCGAACGTGCCGATTAAAGAACTCCACAAAATGAGCGTGGCGCAGGCAACAAAAGAGATGAAAGCTATTGGGTTACGGCTGCTGAAAAACGACAAACGCCTGCCGCAGCAGCACATTATGTTTTTCGGGAGGTGA
- the panD gene encoding aspartate 1-decarboxylase — protein MFVNLLKSKLHRVRVTQAELNYVGSITIDEDLMDAAGLVENEQVHVVNNNNGERLITYVIKGERGTGIICLNGAAARRAQVGDIVIIISYAMMTIDEAKTHKPTVVFPDDNNRLVNT, from the coding sequence ATGTTCGTCAACTTATTAAAATCCAAACTTCACCGCGTTCGGGTCACACAGGCCGAACTAAATTATGTCGGCAGCATCACCATCGACGAAGACCTGATGGACGCGGCTGGCCTCGTTGAAAATGAGCAGGTTCACGTCGTAAATAACAACAACGGTGAGCGGCTGATTACGTATGTCATTAAAGGGGAGCGCGGTACAGGAATCATCTGTCTGAATGGCGCAGCCGCCCGGCGGGCACAGGTCGGCGATATTGTCATTATCATTTCGTATGCCATGATGACCATTGACGAAGCGAAGACCCACAAACCTACCGTTGTTTTCCCGGACGATAATAACCGGCTGGTCAACACGTGA
- the rfaE2 gene encoding D-glycero-beta-D-manno-heptose 1-phosphate adenylyltransferase yields MTESKILSRQQAAEQAEQWRNSGQRIVFTNGCFDIVHLGHIDYLEKARALGNRLILGLNTDASVSCIKGPLRPVVNEYARARLMAALEFVDAVTLFGEDTPLELIYTIRPDVLVKGNDYTVATIVGADFVLSNGGSVETIELVPGYSTTKLIERIKQSY; encoded by the coding sequence GTGACCGAATCAAAAATCTTATCCCGCCAGCAGGCAGCAGAGCAGGCCGAACAGTGGCGTAACAGCGGGCAGCGCATTGTTTTTACCAACGGCTGTTTCGACATCGTTCACCTGGGCCATATCGACTATCTGGAAAAAGCCCGTGCGCTCGGTAATCGGTTGATACTGGGCCTCAACACCGATGCTTCGGTAAGCTGTATCAAAGGCCCTTTGCGCCCGGTGGTGAACGAATACGCCCGCGCCCGACTGATGGCTGCCCTCGAATTTGTAGACGCCGTGACGCTTTTCGGCGAAGACACACCCCTCGAACTAATTTATACCATTCGGCCCGACGTACTGGTGAAAGGCAACGACTACACAGTAGCCACCATTGTTGGAGCCGATTTTGTGCTAAGCAACGGCGGCAGCGTCGAAACCATCGAACTCGTACCCGGCTACTCGACCACAAAGCTGATCGAACGCATCAAACAGAGTTACTGA
- a CDS encoding amino acid permease, translating to MSLLRKKSVTQILSDAAEGDSGKLVKTLGVRDLTSFGIAAIIGAGIFSTIGLASYNGGPAVSLLFVFTAIACVFTALSYAQFASTVPVSGSAYTYAYVSFGEIFAWIIGWALILEYAVSNMVVAISWSEYFTSMLAGFGITFPKYFATDYGSASRAYELVQQAKQTGASLSDLPESIRILADAFANAPTLGGLHLIVNLPAGAVTVLITALVYIGIKESRTASNILVLLKLAVILLVICVGAFYVKPANWSPFAPNGVAGVLSGVASVFFAFIGFDSISTTAEECKNPQRDLPRAMLYCLGICTVLYVLITLVLTGMVNYKELGVSDPLAYVFQKVNLDFVAGVIAVSAVVAITSALLVYQLGQPRIWMTMSRDGLLWKRFSTIHPRYKTPSFATIITGILVAVPSMFMDLKFFVDLTSVGTFFAFILVCGGILYLDANGLSAQAKFRVPYINGKYIIGLAFLLVFGYALTGANVLQHMEEKPLLFVFWAVWAVLAVQGFRHNFSLLPVIGVLTNLYLMTELGASNWLIFVGWLAIGLVIYFSYGYRKSKLAGRETISS from the coding sequence ATGTCTCTTCTCCGTAAAAAATCCGTAACGCAGATTCTGAGTGATGCCGCCGAGGGCGATTCTGGCAAGTTAGTCAAGACGCTGGGCGTTCGCGATTTAACTTCGTTTGGTATTGCGGCCATCATCGGTGCCGGTATTTTCAGTACCATCGGTTTGGCGAGTTACAACGGTGGCCCGGCGGTGTCGCTGCTGTTCGTATTCACGGCCATTGCCTGCGTTTTTACGGCTCTCAGCTACGCGCAATTTGCCAGCACGGTGCCCGTCAGCGGCAGCGCGTATACCTACGCCTACGTATCGTTCGGTGAAATTTTCGCCTGGATTATCGGCTGGGCCTTAATTCTCGAATACGCCGTATCGAACATGGTCGTCGCTATTTCCTGGTCTGAATATTTTACGTCGATGCTGGCCGGGTTTGGTATTACGTTTCCAAAGTATTTCGCGACGGATTACGGCTCGGCTTCGCGGGCGTATGAACTGGTTCAGCAGGCTAAGCAAACCGGCGCATCGCTTAGCGACCTGCCCGAAAGTATACGAATTTTGGCCGACGCTTTCGCCAATGCGCCAACGCTGGGCGGTTTACATCTGATTGTCAACCTGCCTGCCGGCGCTGTTACGGTGCTAATCACTGCCTTGGTTTATATTGGTATCAAGGAGTCACGGACGGCCAGTAATATTCTGGTTCTGTTGAAATTAGCCGTTATTCTGCTGGTAATTTGCGTTGGCGCGTTCTACGTAAAACCCGCTAACTGGTCGCCGTTTGCGCCGAATGGGGTTGCGGGCGTATTGAGTGGCGTAGCGTCGGTGTTTTTTGCGTTTATCGGGTTCGACTCTATTTCGACTACTGCGGAAGAGTGCAAAAATCCGCAGCGCGATCTGCCCCGTGCCATGCTCTATTGCCTCGGCATCTGCACAGTGTTATACGTGCTGATTACACTGGTCCTGACGGGCATGGTCAACTACAAAGAATTGGGCGTAAGCGATCCGCTGGCGTATGTTTTTCAAAAAGTCAATTTAGATTTTGTTGCGGGCGTCATTGCCGTTAGTGCCGTAGTTGCCATCACGAGCGCGTTGCTGGTATATCAGTTGGGCCAACCCCGCATCTGGATGACCATGAGCCGCGACGGGTTGCTCTGGAAACGCTTCTCGACCATTCATCCCCGTTATAAAACGCCGTCGTTTGCCACCATCATAACGGGGATTCTGGTGGCGGTTCCGTCAATGTTCATGGACCTGAAATTTTTCGTTGACCTCACCAGCGTGGGTACGTTTTTCGCCTTTATTCTGGTGTGTGGCGGCATTTTGTACTTAGATGCCAACGGATTGTCGGCGCAGGCGAAGTTTCGGGTGCCGTATATCAACGGCAAATACATTATTGGGCTGGCGTTTCTGCTGGTATTCGGTTACGCCCTGACGGGTGCCAACGTGTTGCAGCATATGGAAGAAAAACCGCTGCTATTTGTGTTTTGGGCGGTTTGGGCGGTTTTAGCCGTGCAGGGCTTTCGGCACAACTTTTCGCTGCTGCCCGTTATTGGCGTTTTAACAAACCTGTATTTGATGACCGAACTGGGCGCGAGCAACTGGCTGATTTTTGTAGGCTGGCTGGCTATCGGTTTAGTTATTTACTTCTCGTATGGCTATCGGAAAAGCAAACTGGCCGGTCGAGAGACGATTTCTTCGTAA
- the moeB gene encoding molybdopterin-synthase adenylyltransferase MoeB, with protein sequence MEATTLIPAEKQRYQKHLNLPEIGTTGQLRLKNARVLVVGAGGLGCPVLLYLTAAGVGTIGIIDPDVVDLSNLQRQVLYTTDQVGKPKAKMAVSHLNRLNPDLTFDTYSTALDLSNARTLIEKYDIVVDCTDNFKVRYVVNDVCVTLGKPFVYGAIHRFEGQVAVLNAELTNSAPTRRGPTYRCLFPEEPNAIEIPNCAVTGVLGVLPGVVGTYQASEVIKLITGIGQPLTEHLLMIDLLTMQQQKIKTKRRADADELARKGLLGTRPAPVESGPKKLSPQELADRLSQGEDIFLLDVRERPEFDLCHLDGAVLIPVGMIPNNRKRIPTDRPVVVYCHHGIRSANVAQYLYAQEGLTNLYNLEGGIHAWALEIEPEMAVY encoded by the coding sequence ATGGAAGCAACGACCCTTATTCCTGCCGAAAAACAACGTTATCAAAAGCACCTGAACCTGCCCGAAATAGGCACTACCGGCCAATTACGGCTAAAAAATGCCCGTGTACTGGTGGTAGGGGCCGGCGGACTGGGGTGTCCGGTATTACTGTATTTAACGGCGGCTGGCGTAGGCACCATCGGCATTATCGACCCCGATGTGGTTGACCTGAGCAACCTGCAACGGCAGGTGCTCTATACAACCGATCAGGTTGGAAAACCAAAGGCAAAAATGGCTGTGAGCCACCTCAACCGGCTCAATCCCGATCTGACGTTCGACACGTATTCTACCGCACTTGATTTAAGCAACGCCCGCACTCTTATCGAGAAATATGACATAGTAGTTGACTGCACCGACAATTTTAAGGTTCGGTACGTAGTCAACGACGTTTGTGTAACACTCGGCAAACCGTTTGTATATGGTGCCATTCACCGTTTTGAAGGGCAGGTAGCCGTACTGAATGCTGAACTAACAAATTCAGCCCCAACCCGGCGCGGGCCAACCTACCGCTGTCTGTTTCCCGAAGAACCTAATGCGATCGAGATTCCCAACTGTGCCGTTACGGGCGTATTGGGCGTGTTGCCGGGTGTGGTTGGCACGTATCAGGCCAGCGAAGTTATCAAGCTTATCACCGGCATCGGCCAGCCGCTAACCGAACACCTGCTGATGATTGACCTGCTAACCATGCAGCAACAGAAAATCAAAACGAAACGCCGGGCCGACGCCGACGAACTGGCCCGCAAAGGATTGCTCGGGACGCGGCCCGCACCGGTCGAGTCGGGGCCAAAAAAACTGTCGCCCCAAGAATTGGCCGACCGACTTTCCCAGGGCGAAGACATTTTTCTGCTCGACGTTCGCGAACGGCCCGAATTTGATCTGTGCCACTTAGACGGTGCCGTGCTGATTCCGGTAGGTATGATACCGAACAATCGTAAACGCATTCCAACCGACCGGCCCGTTGTGGTCTATTGTCATCACGGCATCCGCTCGGCCAACGTAGCGCAGTATCTCTACGCGCAGGAGGGCCTCACGAACCTTTACAACCTCGAAGGCGGCATTCACGCCTGGGCACTCGAAATTGAACCCGAAATGGCCGTGTATTGA
- a CDS encoding lysylphosphatidylglycerol synthase transmembrane domain-containing protein, with amino-acid sequence MNSKKVIQYLISLAIAGGLLWFTFNQSNLDAADLWAKIKAADYRWVLVSALLTIVAHWSRAERWRVLLEPVVPQRPTSLDATVSVLTGYLANLALPRAGEVARCGTLYRLSGVPVNVSFGTVVAERLFDVLMLLLLLGATFVLEFDRLSQFFMEFLGGKVPGQGAGGSGLLIVAGAVLLGMAALGWFLFRRYRHVLDQNPLYQKISGFVVGLLEGLLSVRKLRRPGAFIVHTLLIWTMYYLMSYTLFFAMPATANLSPLAGLTILVVGSLGMAAPTPGGIGSFHLLVGQVALLYDLSSQDGQVLATFIHGVSTVMIIILGVLALLFVLLRGNKATPAADVPNATKPVDVAR; translated from the coding sequence ATGAACAGTAAGAAAGTTATTCAGTACCTGATTTCGTTAGCCATTGCAGGGGGGCTGCTATGGTTCACCTTCAACCAAAGTAATCTCGACGCTGCCGACCTGTGGGCAAAAATCAAAGCTGCCGATTATCGGTGGGTGCTGGTTTCTGCCCTTCTGACCATTGTGGCCCACTGGAGCCGGGCCGAACGCTGGCGGGTGTTGCTGGAGCCGGTGGTGCCGCAACGCCCTACCTCGCTCGATGCCACGGTCAGCGTTCTGACGGGCTATTTAGCCAATCTGGCCCTGCCCCGTGCGGGCGAAGTGGCCCGCTGCGGCACGCTTTACCGGCTGTCTGGCGTGCCAGTCAATGTGAGTTTCGGTACGGTAGTGGCCGAGCGGCTGTTCGACGTATTGATGCTGTTACTACTGCTGGGCGCAACCTTTGTGCTGGAATTCGACCGGCTGAGCCAGTTTTTCATGGAGTTTCTGGGCGGCAAAGTACCAGGTCAGGGAGCGGGCGGTTCGGGTTTGCTCATAGTGGCCGGAGCGGTGCTGCTGGGAATGGCCGCATTGGGGTGGTTCTTGTTTCGGCGTTATCGACATGTTCTTGACCAGAACCCATTGTATCAGAAAATCAGCGGGTTTGTGGTTGGCCTGCTCGAAGGACTGCTGAGCGTTCGTAAACTCCGCCGACCGGGGGCATTTATCGTTCATACGCTGCTGATCTGGACAATGTATTATCTGATGTCGTACACCCTGTTTTTTGCCATGCCTGCCACGGCTAATCTTAGCCCGCTGGCTGGTCTGACCATTCTGGTGGTTGGTTCGCTGGGCATGGCCGCACCTACGCCGGGCGGCATCGGGTCGTTTCACCTGCTGGTGGGGCAAGTGGCTTTGCTGTATGACCTGAGCAGTCAGGATGGGCAGGTGCTGGCAACGTTCATCCACGGCGTTTCGACAGTGATGATTATTATCCTGGGCGTTCTGGCCCTGTTATTCGTGCTGCTTCGCGGCAACAAAGCCACGCCAGCCGCCGACGTCCCCAACGCGACAAAACCCGTCGATGTGGCGCGGTAA
- the gldA gene encoding gliding motility-associated ABC transporter ATP-binding subunit GldA, whose protein sequence is MSIRVQNLTKQYGQQRAVDQISLTVEPGEIVGFLGPNGAGKSTTMKIATGYLPPTDGTVEVNGYDVRTQSLDVRRSVGYLPEHNPLYVDLYVKEYLRFAGSLHGFGGADLSRRITEMIERVGLGHEQHKRIGQLSKGYRQRVGLAQALLHNPPVLILDEPTTGLDPNQLTEIRQVIRDAGRDKTVLFSTHIMQEVEAVCDRVVIINQGRIVADGSLNELRGSMGEGVVVVAEFEQDLADTDVLSSVVGVERVEPLGRSQYRITAAAGTDLRAAIFRLSADQGLTLVGLRQQENSLESIFKGLTK, encoded by the coding sequence ATGTCTATTCGGGTTCAGAACCTCACTAAACAATATGGTCAGCAACGCGCTGTTGACCAGATTTCGCTGACCGTAGAGCCGGGCGAAATTGTCGGCTTCCTCGGCCCCAACGGTGCGGGCAAGTCTACTACTATGAAAATTGCTACGGGCTATCTCCCGCCTACCGACGGCACCGTAGAGGTGAACGGCTACGACGTCCGAACGCAGTCGCTCGACGTGCGCCGGAGCGTGGGCTACCTGCCCGAACATAATCCGCTCTATGTAGACTTATATGTGAAAGAGTACCTGCGTTTTGCCGGGTCGCTGCACGGTTTCGGCGGAGCCGACCTGAGTCGGCGCATTACTGAGATGATCGAACGGGTTGGCCTGGGCCACGAGCAGCATAAGCGTATCGGGCAACTTTCCAAAGGCTACCGGCAGCGCGTGGGACTGGCGCAGGCATTGCTGCACAACCCGCCGGTCCTGATTTTAGATGAACCCACCACCGGCCTCGATCCCAACCAACTAACCGAAATTAGGCAAGTGATTCGCGACGCCGGGCGCGACAAAACGGTACTCTTCTCGACCCACATCATGCAGGAAGTCGAAGCTGTCTGCGACCGGGTAGTAATCATCAATCAGGGCCGCATTGTGGCCGACGGTTCACTGAACGAACTGCGCGGCTCAATGGGCGAAGGCGTAGTTGTTGTGGCCGAATTCGAGCAGGATTTAGCCGATACTGACGTATTGAGTTCCGTTGTTGGCGTAGAGCGCGTGGAGCCGCTGGGTAGAAGCCAATACCGCATCACGGCGGCAGCGGGTACAGACCTACGAGCCGCCATTTTCCGCTTATCCGCCGATCAGGGCCTGACACTGGTGGGCCTACGACAGCAGGAAAACTCGCTCGAAAGTATTTTTAAGGGGTTGACAAAGTAA
- a CDS encoding REP-associated tyrosine transposase has product MPPGETLFITYRLFNTLPYTVLQGLKHEHASFLKIQQLKSPDLNEKELQSTWEGRYFQRVDAFIDQNSESKQWLSETAVAQIVEESIRYRNGKHFALHAYCVMPNHVHLLVTNEQTDMPFHRVLGSMKANSAKAINLHLNRVGQPVWATESYDHVVRNGKSFERIISYIIHNPVKAGLVMKWQDWPHTHCQYDWS; this is encoded by the coding sequence ATGCCGCCGGGCGAAACGCTATTTATCACTTACCGACTTTTCAATACACTTCCCTACACTGTTTTACAGGGGTTAAAACATGAACACGCTTCATTTCTGAAGATACAACAGCTAAAATCCCCTGATTTGAACGAGAAGGAGTTGCAATCAACGTGGGAAGGGCGATACTTTCAGCGAGTAGATGCGTTCATCGATCAAAACAGTGAAAGCAAGCAGTGGTTATCGGAAACGGCAGTAGCTCAAATCGTTGAAGAGTCAATTCGGTATCGTAACGGTAAACACTTTGCGTTACACGCTTATTGTGTAATGCCTAACCATGTACATCTGCTTGTCACAAATGAGCAGACCGATATGCCTTTTCACCGGGTGCTGGGAAGCATGAAGGCTAACTCAGCTAAAGCTATCAACTTGCATTTGAACCGTGTTGGGCAACCTGTTTGGGCAACTGAGAGTTATGACCATGTTGTCAGAAATGGCAAGTCATTTGAGCGAATTATCAGCTATATCATACATAACCCCGTTAAAGCGGGTTTAGTGATGAAATGGCAAGATTGGCCCCATACCCACTGCCAATATGACTGGTCATAA
- a CDS encoding DUF4136 domain-containing protein, translating to MKRYIGFLFALAVVAMAGCAPSRLFVEHDYSYEGHFKNYESFNFLECEFVDSTLLCSDIQDAIRHQMEARGYRVSNRNPSLLISYNIFRSDLRFRGYQQPVIKDWVVREDDDATYKRIDYNLDEGTLMISLIDAESYQVIWKGYASKMMRNPNFKNNYFKGIVRSIFDQYPLMATTK from the coding sequence ATGAAGAGGTATATCGGATTCCTGTTTGCGCTCGCCGTTGTTGCTATGGCAGGTTGCGCGCCGAGTCGGTTGTTTGTTGAACACGACTATAGCTACGAAGGGCATTTTAAAAACTACGAGTCCTTCAATTTCTTAGAGTGTGAGTTCGTTGATTCGACACTACTTTGCTCCGATATTCAGGACGCCATCCGTCATCAGATGGAAGCGCGGGGCTACCGGGTCAGTAACCGAAATCCGAGCCTGCTGATTTCATACAATATTTTCCGCTCCGACCTCCGTTTCCGGGGCTATCAACAGCCGGTTATCAAAGACTGGGTGGTGCGCGAAGACGATGATGCTACCTACAAACGCATCGACTACAATCTTGATGAAGGTACGCTGATGATTTCGCTCATCGACGCCGAATCGTATCAGGTAATCTGGAAAGGCTATGCCTCCAAAATGATGCGCAACCCCAACTTCAAGAACAATTATTTTAAAGGCATCGTCCGCTCCATCTTCGACCAATACCCGTTGATGGCAACAACGAAGTAA
- a CDS encoding type II toxin-antitoxin system RelE/ParE family toxin: MYETFLTFLAQQERDDAIEWFTKESPAQARNWLDEFDRLLDRLENNPFQYAEHLLFIRRAKLHKFPYHVFYAVDEINYSVEIIGIQHTSRDPNIIRRRINFE, from the coding sequence ATGTACGAAACATTTTTAACCTTTTTGGCCCAACAGGAACGGGATGATGCTATTGAGTGGTTCACCAAAGAAAGTCCAGCGCAGGCTCGAAATTGGCTTGACGAATTCGACCGCTTACTTGATCGATTAGAAAACAACCCTTTTCAATACGCTGAACATCTGCTGTTTATACGCCGGGCTAAACTACATAAGTTTCCATACCATGTGTTTTATGCCGTCGATGAAATAAATTATTCGGTTGAGATAATTGGTATTCAACATACCAGCCGAGACCCCAATATCATCCGCCGTCGTATCAATTTTGAGTAA
- a CDS encoding phage holin family protein: MNLILHLLLDAAVIFGLAYVMPQVDVKNFGTALLIAVLLGLLNFFVGWLIRFPLNLVTFFLLTGVIRIVVTAIILKLIDKLLSSFTIRGFWPALVIALAVAVAGMLIDRSAPTPEMVESGYVALERIVAQLQLV, from the coding sequence ATGAATCTTATCCTACATCTTTTGCTCGATGCCGCCGTTATCTTCGGCTTAGCCTATGTTATGCCGCAGGTCGACGTAAAAAACTTCGGCACGGCCCTGCTAATTGCCGTATTGCTGGGTCTGTTAAATTTTTTCGTGGGGTGGCTCATTCGCTTCCCGCTCAACTTAGTCACGTTTTTTTTGCTGACGGGCGTTATCCGCATTGTGGTAACGGCAATTATCCTCAAACTGATCGATAAGCTGTTATCCAGTTTTACCATTCGGGGGTTCTGGCCGGCACTGGTGATTGCGCTCGCTGTGGCTGTAGCCGGTATGCTCATCGACCGCTCGGCTCCGACGCCCGAAATGGTTGAATCGGGTTATGTGGCGTTGGAACGCATCGTAGCACAGCTCCAACTCGTTTAA